The genomic interval CGAACAAGTTTGGATCTGATGACTCACTGCCTTGAGCCTCCATCGGCTGCTGCCACAAAGAAGCATGTATAAAGCAGACCCTCAAAGCACATCTAATGTTCCTGTTAAACCATGAGCTCCATGCAGGTCATCAAAGAAGTGGGTGACAGAGGCAAGTATGGGACAAAGAAAAGATTGCCACTTGTCATCCTgtaagaaaagagaaatcttCCATGGGGAGATTTTTGAGCAGGTTGCCCACAGAAAAATAAGCAAGCTATGATCAACTCAGAACTTTAAGCTTGCAGTTTCTCTGCTAGATTATTCCTATTCACCATGAGGAGCACAACCCCCCCACTGATGTGTCATCACCTTATGCAAGAGTTATCCCAACAACCAGTAGGACAAAGTCAGGTTTGTTTCAGCAAACATTTACCCAAGGCAGGCACACACAACAAAGCCAGGCAGGATTCCCTGACATTCTTCAAAGCAGTCTGCGCACAGGAACACTGACTTTGACACTTTAATCTTGATCTGGGTTTCTGGAAATTATACTGATCACAGAATGTTCTTaactggaagggacccacaaggatcaagAAGTCCTAGTGTGGGGAGTCTACtgcagtgcctgaccaccctttggatgaagaaatttttccaaatgtccagcctaaacctcccctgacataGAGCTCCATGGTGCTCCCTCATATCCTGACACTGATCACCACAGAGAAGATGGATCTGCAGCTCTTTCACTCTGTAACGATTTGCCCTCTTCCAGGTTCCCAAAGGAACAGTGATCCCATGGGTGCAGCAGATGCCTTTAATACCTCCAACACCCACCAGCACCATGCAGGCGTTTCTACTCAAAATACCCATTGGTATCTTTCCTCCCTTCAGTCACAGCAAGGAATCTCCCTTCCCCTGCCTACTAATTTTGGACTAAGTTAAGTTCATGCACATATGTGTTTTTGGGGAATGCTGGTCATACTCTTCTAAACCATATGACATTAGAAAAAATCGTTTTCCCATGTGGCTTTCCACCCAGACCGATGGATCTCTGAACCCCTTCTCCAGACCGgagatttaatttcttttcgGAGCGCCTGTCCCGGGGAGCCGCAGTGACGACTGCTCTGCGCCGTCCCCGCTGCTACCAGGTCACTAGGGTGGCTCGGGCACCCGCCATGTGCGGGGTGGTTCAGCAGGACACCAAGGCCGAAGGGCACATTCACGGTGTGACGGGAGCAGGGCGGCCCCGGCCTTGCTACCCCATCCCACCCGGCCTATCGGAGGAGCGGCGCCGGTGGCAGAGAGCCCTGGGCGCTGCTGGCGGGCGAGGCGGGAGGAGGCCGCGGCCTCCGAGCCACACGGCGACGGGGTGCCCGAAAGCCTGGCCCGACAGCAGAGCCAGAACTTGGGGAGCGCCGGCAGCCAGGGCAGGTGCTCTAAGGCTGGGCCCGGGCAGCCTCCGCACAGCGCTCGGCCCAGACACGGGCGATGGGGACGGCCTTGCCGCCATCCAGAGGCTCCCCACCCGAGCCCGACCAGACAGAACGAACTTGCGGGGGTCCGGCAGTGCTGTCATGTCCAGGGAGAGGCCGCTGCCGCTCGCCCTGGCCCCGCCGAACGCCCTCCCGACTCACCAGCACCGCCCGCTCCCCCTGGCTCGCCATCGCCGCCGCCACTCCGACACcaccggccccgcccccggctcCCAGCGCGCACGGCGCAGCAGCGCTTGATTGGGCAGCGCCTCTGCCCTTCGCCGTCCGCAGGGGCGGGGCCCCGTGCGCGACATCAGGCACGGCGGGGCCCATCGGCCCGGATAGCCCCCCCCCGAGCCTGTCGATGCTGCAAGATGGGTCTGACCTGCCTGCCCCCAGCCGAGGGCACAGCGGCGAGGACCAAACCGAGCTGCGTGTAAGAATACTCAGAAATGAGTGAAGACATAGAAGTCTCATcacttcttaaaataaatacatttatccTGGCAGTGAGGTCTTCGTACGGAAGTCCGTGAGTTCCCTTTCACAATGGCTGTACTGCGGGCGAGATGTGAGGTCATAGCACCTTCACCACACCGCCCCTGTGGGGTGGGAGATGGGAATGAACCTTCGTGCCCAGGGTAGGGAAACCTTCCAACAGCCCTAGTTCCTGCTGCAAGCACAGCTCTCGACTTCCTAACTGTTGCTTTTACTGACAGTGCTCAGGAGTGCTTCCTCGGGCACGTGTAACTCACTGCACCCAAACCCCACTCTTATCTACACTTAATTTCATCTTCGTGCCTCAGGGCAGCAACAGTTACTGTTGTCCAATTGTGTGATTATCCACAAGTAGTATTCAGAGCttgtaaatatttcagttaaGGATCAAGTCTTAGAATACCCAACTCACTGCTGAGTTAGTGTTCACAGAATCACGGGATGTCTGGGGTTGAGACGATCCTTAATTCTCATCGTATTCCACTCTCCTGCGATGGACAGGAATCTTCCAATGcgctcaaaaaaaccccaaacgcCAGAAGAATAAATGTCCCAGCCCAAAACTTAGCAGAAATTGTCATCAACACCAGAACATTAAAACAAAGTATCCTCCTCCCATCCCAGATGCATACAGCCTTCAGCACACAGAGCATGGAATTTATCCAAACTCATCCTCTGTAATGCCTGACAGTTCCAGGCTTCATCTTTCACTGTAGTGCTCTTAAGGTTACTCAgttttcagcagctctgtgtttctAGTGTTCTGAGGAACACATACTTCTTTAATGCCCCAAGACAGCTCTGACAGACTTTAGAAAATGCCACAAGAACATTCTGTTACCAAGAaaggttttattctttttgccAGTAGCTTTGTtaattgcacaaaaaaaaaaatcaaaaaaaaaaactttgccATTTAAACATTTTCACACATCCTACTCTGAATGacaaatgttaattaaaaacaaggcaggaaaataaaaattcacaaCCTTAATGAACTATGGGATCTATCATTGAGGAAAAATGAAACTGCTTTTCTTACAAGCTTTTCACAAGTGtcacattttctctttaaaaaggaGGGAgtcaaaaaaaaagccaactgCTAAAACAAATCTTCATAAAAAGAAACTTTACAGAATTGTCAACAATATTAGGACAACATTAACTAGCCAGTTTTATTAGAGCATCTCTCAATCCACTGCTTCCCCCACTtccctcccccaaatcccaggccTAGGAACAGACTCAAATCCATGTTCAGAGGCTACAGACATAAATACAAAAATCTGAGTGAGACTGACAGCCATCTCAACCAGCGTCTGGAACAGTCTGGAttcccccatttccatccctcCTCTTCAAAGCCACATCAGAGCTCTTGGTcgtctcctgctcctcctcctgggCACACCTGTGACTGTACAGCTGtccaggcagcactgcagccacTCTACAGCCACCCACAATGgttgaaagctgcagtcagatcCTCCCAGGATAAATTAGTGTTGAACTACATCTGCCACTCCCACAGAAATAACCATCTCCATTCTGGGAACTACAGTATTTCTAGAAACAAACCCTGCAGCAGCGAACTGCCTAGGGACTGGTCCTTTACTTGTAACAGGACTTGAGAGCTCCTCTGGCATTCTCTCTGTATACAGAGGCACCACAAACTAACAAAGATCCTCCATTACCTTTGTTCACACTCATTCACTGTCACTCTGGCCCAAGAAGGCAGGGATAGGTGGGGATGCCATTGAACTGGCTCAGCACTGTTCACTCTCAACTGCACATGGGACAGTacctccttcttcctcccaaaagattttttcctttagtcTCATCTCCTGCCCCCCAAACCTACAACTTCCCTCGGATGCCCTCAATGCGTAATTCAtatgagagattttttttttttactgtggcATGTTTAACAAAGGACTTCAGATGCTAACTGTGGAGTTCTGGAGGGAGAACAGTGTGCCAAAGTAGATCAGTGGCTAGCTATCCTGGGAATTTTATATACCTTTAATGTGAATACCTACATGCAGAAGAGCAGTGGCATTGCCAAAGGAACATGGGTATAGAACTACCATCATCCACACACAGTGGCCAACAGGCAGTGAGGTCTGACAGCTCTGTTGCCAGGTGTTCACCACAGGACATAAGTAATACAGAATACAGCATTAGCCCACAGGGAACAGTCACCACAGGAGGTAAAATACTCAAAGTAACATTTACAGCATGAGGCATTAGATGTTGTGATTCAAAATGAGTATGTGACACTTTCTTAAAAAGATGCCCCTGAACCATATGCTGCACAAAGCAGAACTGGTAAGAAATCCTAACCCAGGGGAAATTTCCTTACACAGCCATTAAgttcctagaaaaaaaaataaggtggCAGGGGCAGATGTCAGGAACATGGCGCAATTTAAATGTGTCTTCTTTCCTTTCACAATCCCAGCCCAAGGGAGGACAGAGATTGTACCACTGAGAAGTGATTTTGGCCAAAGTTTCTCATTGGCATTTTTCTAACACTCGAATTTAAAATGTAAGAACACTCCCAAAAGGCTAAGACtgagaatgggggaaaaaaaaccccaaacaaaccaaaaaacaagcCACACTGTGCATTTTTAGTGACAGGTATCCTTTGGATGCTGGGTTGCTCCATCTACACTGAGAGAAGATAGAGAGTAGAGTATCTCTGATTTCTAGCCTTGGCATCTGCAGTTCATGTCACCCATCCCTAGACTAAAGCTCAGCAGTGGTCTTAGCCTCCCCAGTATCAATTACTGGTCTTTCTAGAAGTTGGTATCTGGCCACAAGCAGAGTTCACAGATACAGGGAGAAGGCTTATGCTGTGCTATCTTGTACCCAAAGTAGTAACACTACTACATGTATGGAAAATCTGACATGTATAAAGATCACTAGTCAGTATACAAAAGTATCCTTGTGTGAGGTAGGTAACCATCACCCACCTTCATAGATGGGCAAAGAGACTGAGAGATGTGACAACCATGCAAAGGCCAGAGACTGTGGAAAGGAGCTCGGGAAACTCAATCTTGTATCATTCTTCTCTCCCCTTTCAGACTCACCACTCTGCTTGTGACACTGCTGTAATCCAACATACATTAGTAATTATTGACTACAAGggctaaaaaaaccaaacaagtaGTAACATAGCATAAGCTAAGGCCAGGAACAAGTAAAATCTCTAGCCCAGTTTTATAGGCTCTATGTTTCCCTTGCAGTTTTCTATGCAAACATGTTACTTTCCAGTGACTTTCTGGATGAGCTATGATAAGCCTTTCAGGAGCCTCATTGACTTTGGCATTCTCCTATTTTCAGTACAGTTTGTGTTCCCTAAGCCGTAGTTGTCTGTACAGGGGAAGACGTGGATGCAATGTATTGTCTTTAACAGttcaggaattcctccagcaAGGTGCCGGGGAAGTGGAAGTCTAAAAAGAAACTGAATCACGACAGTGTTGCACTCAACTCCCCTTACCCTCTGGAACTGCCCTTCTCCTCCATGGGAGGTGCTTTGTTCTCTAACAGTGGCTAATTAGCAGGAATGCTCCTCACCTTACTTGGGACCAAGGACTTGAGTCATATTCACAGGTAGATAGATGGGACCTGATATGACAGGTAGATAGATGTTGCCCTGTCCCCTTGATGCAGAGTCCAACACTTGCATTATTTCAcagcaaaggagaaaagggatTGTTAGAAACAACATCTTGGACTAGcaaacaaagaggaaaattaaagcAGCCAAGCAGCAGATTTCTGGCAGAGTTGACTCAGAGCTTCTGAACAATTGCCGCTGTTCTGTTTCATGACTGTCAGTGCATGACATGGATTTTTCTAATTAGACTGCAACAATCccagccccctcctccccccttCTGCCACAGTGGAAGGCTCACCGCAGCAGGTCTCAAAGTTTGTGtataaaaggaaatggaaagacAGAGATGGACTGGTCCAGAGTTAAAACCCAGTATCATAATAATATTAATCAATAATCATCATATGAACAGTAAGAAGGGTGCAGCCTAATGGATGTAGGCCCTGTACACTGCAGACATGTCGTTGTCAGATTGGTCCAATGCTTTTGCTCGTTTATATACCTAAAGAGAAATCAGAAAAGGATCAGACCCTGCTCTTGTGTGAAGCATTTTCCCAGCAGAAAAACTCCTCTGCTGACCACTGCAACCAGAGAACTGTACAGTATGTCAAATAATCCAAGTGCAGATCACAGTGCCAGGTCTTTCTGTGTTTCCTGATGTAACATTCTAAGGGTCTCTACAATCAAAACAAATCCAATGCCACCctagtaaaaatatatttcaatcaCTATTCCTTTGTCTTAGAGATGACGTAACTCTTAGATCTGTGTCTCTGGTTGACAAATGGCTCTGTTGAATAAATGCTGAAGAACATATCTGAACACTGAACAACTCTTACCTCattggcagcagctgccatgggagTTGGGTGGTTGACAGAATCGCCCAGTGCAATAGCTAATCTAAGATccttctgtatgtatttcaggTAGAAATCAGGTTTAAAGTTTCCTTGCAAGATATCTGTGGAGAGGAACCGATGCAAAAAGTAAGCTTGACAAAATTAAGCCAAGCCCACACTGCAGGGGGCTGCCAATTCAACATCAATCTTCCATTCCATTGCTGATCACTATTGTTAGTTCTCCTGTTTTTCTACTTGCTATCTTCATCTGGCCACAGTAGATGATGTCACTACTATACATGATGTCACATATATGATGTCACAGATACTGCCCACTGACACAGTGAGCTCAGATTTCTAAGCAGCTTGCCCTCCACTTTACTTGTTACCCTGCCCCCATGAAATCCTAACTTAAGCTCTAAGTAGTCCTAACTCAGATTCTCAGAAGTCCTAGCTATAAAGGGGAAGGCATGGGAACTCAGCTCTTCATTTCCAGAGTGCTTAAAATAATCATAATCCCAGGCTGATGAAGAATAGGACTGTTATTTTCTACCTTTTGCCACTATCTGAAACACTGATGGATCATAAGAGAACAATATAAGATAACTTTACTTTGGCACTTCTGGTCCAGGAAGATGCTGGCAAGTTGTCCCTGATTGAGGATATCCAGAAGGGTCTGCTGGGACTGGCCAGTCACTTGAGCCAAAGTCAGTCCTTCTGCTATTGTTGCCATGAAGCTGCCTTGGACCATGTTCACAATCAGCATCATCTTGGCAGCATTGCCTACTTCACCTGGGAGCAAGACACATCATTGGGATTCCTCCAGAAGAGAAACAACAACCCTACTTTGCCAGCCCGCATAGCAGTAACACTGCTAGACTCCTAGCATCAAGCACTTGGCCGCTCTCCCTTGTCCTGAAAGACTTCAgaaattattcccattttccaagCACTCAAAGGAATGgagaaattttaagaaaatataatttaaaaccaaaagcaTCACAGATGCTCCAAAATGAGCCAGCATTCAAAAAAGAATCCTTAGCCTGCAGGCTCTGAAACTGGCCTAGTTTTGGAGGAGCAGACCAGTTTCCCAAACTGCCCAAAGAGAAAAGATAAAGATGACACATCTCAGACTCCTTGCTGAAATTTCCCAGTCCTTGCACTAAGGAACTGCTATCAGGCCTTCCATGTTTCAATTACCTAGGAAAAAAGAGGTCTTCCCCATAGCTTGGAAACAGCTGCTGCAGTCCTCATATAAACCCCTGTCGCCAGCTGCCAGGATCACAAGCATTCCATCATTGGAGAGCTGCTGATTTCCTGAGACTGGTGCTTCCAGAAAGCGACCACCTCGAGACACTAtcacctgggagaagagcaTCTCTGGTTAGCTGTGCATGAACAGCAGCAGGACCATCATTTAGGGCATTCCTGCTCCTAAGGACAGAATTTTAAAGCAGAACAAATAGCTCCACTATATAATCAGGAGAGGCAAGCACTAATGTGATGTATCACACTTTATCCTGCAAAATATGCTTAAGATCAGAAGTTGACCTCACACTCCAGGCAAGACCCTCCTGTACCCATCACTACTGTGCATGTTTTAAGTAGCTGAACTGACATGTTTTAGTCATGGCACCCTATACTGGCCAAGAGATCAATGTTGAAAGTGTATATATGGCATAAGAATCCCAGAAGATTGATCATtgtattttcccctctttcccaCAAAGTAAAGGCTTATGACAAATGTCTTCAGCCAGACATTTACTAATGTGGGTGATTTGCATTCTCTGAATTGATGTTAGGCAACAGTGCATCACCAACATGTCTACTTAAAACTTCACCAAAACCAGCTCCCCTTCCTTGCAAAACCACCACGCTGCCTTAGCCAGTGGGGAACAATCAAGATGTCAAAAAGAAATCACACATACTACAGCAGAAGTAACCAGAACACTTCTACAGAAATCCTATAATAGTATTTCCATAGAATGAAATGTGAAGACAATAATTTTCCCCAACCAAAACATTTAAACTAGGCAGATTATGCCTTTTGTCATTAATCCAGACAGGGTTTTACCCTCAAGTTTGCTACAGAATACCAACCTGTCTACAAATATTTCTTAGGGAATCAAAATTTGGATATCTGTTTGCACTGGTGCCAGGTAACAGCACTGCCAAATCTACAGGCTTTGCTGGCATCACCAGGGAACGTCTCATCCAACACTCTTTGCTGGTCAAGATTTGACATGCTATTTTGTCTTGTCTGCCTGGAACTTGAGACTCTCCCAAAAGCCCAAAGACTGCTAGAAGCAGTTTTATTACCAAAAGTAATAAAGCACCTGAAGCAACACAAACTGCAGAACTGCTGCTGAAtgaacagctgctgctggtaaGAGGCTCAGTTGGTGATTACCTGGGCCAGCTCTGTGACTGTATCTGCATCCACGGTGGACATATCCACATAACACTTCCCTGGGCGAATCCCCTGCAACACTCCACTTGGACCAAGCACCAGCTGTGGAGAACAGAAGAGCGGTAAAGCAATAGGGTGTCTGCAGAGAAGTCCCAGTTTTGCAGGAGTCCAACTGAGACTGGCACTGCAGTGGCAGACCCCCAGAGGGTTATCAGAATATGCCCTCAAAGACttagtttttaaaacattttttttgttgggaCACTTCTTTTTACACAGCTGCACTGCTCAGGATGTACCATGACCCAGACTACTGTGGTTAGCAGGAATCAGAACTGGCATTCAGTGACTGCCATCTCGTAGGCTAACCAGCAGAGGTAAAGTAAGAGCTAATCCTTACATCCTTTGCTGCTTTTGGATCTGATACACAGGCAAACGTGATGTCACAGGTGGAGACTACTTCAGCAGGGGTTCTTCCCAGCCGTGCCCCCTCCTGGATGAACAAATCACACTGCAAAAGGCACAAGTCCAAAGGTAAGACAAATTAAATACAGAGCAAATggattttctgcattttgctgtACAAACTCCACTGCTGGACACAACTCCAAAGTTGGAGTCAGGCATGTTAATTACACAGCAACTTCGTCTTCTGTTACTTTGTCAACatacacacgcacacacacgcGCGCGTGCACGCACGCACCCGGCTCTTTTGCAGCTTTTCTGAAGAACAGGTGAACAACTTTGAAGGAAAgacacacagaaacaaaactctTAGGTGAAATTGTAAGAATGTTGTGCATTTGACAATAAATTATTATGGAAAAAAGGGAGATTTAGGGAAAAATAATGGTAAAAGGATATAGCAAAATGTGTTATTGGATATTAACAGGAACATGCACAGCTGAGACTGATGTGTTTCAGAGGGCTGCTGCTTCAAAATCTTAGCTCCTTCTTACCTATCCCCTCATACCAGCCATGTTTTGctcttgaaaaaataaatattttaatcacCTTTTAACAAAGTAACCACAGTGCCCTTCCCGCTTTGATATTCCACAGTATCTTACAGTGGGTCCCCCAGCTACCTATTTTACTAGGACAATGCCTAATATATAAGTGCAATGCAATGTAAGctccattttcattttgaatacTCCTATAAAGCCCTTCTCCATCCTGGTCTCATGACACAGTAGATCTTTAACAGAACACTTGTTACCATATGACTAGCACAATATATGTAGACTGACCTGTGGCTGGGCAGTGTATCTTACCATATCTCAATCTCCAGGGATAACTCCCTGCACTTGGCCTTTTTTGCCCAATACACTGCATGGCTATTCACATCAGCAGTATTTTCAGAGACATGCTACATCCCATTCTTCAACACATATACATACAATGGTGTAATTTTTCTGACAACTCTCTCCTCTCACACAAAAAGGCAGTGGAGCAGGAGTGCTTACATAAGAGTTACCTCACTAGAACAGACCACAGCTGCACTTAGTTACAGGGGCCCACCAACAAACACCCAGGAAACAGGACAGAACAAGTTGACAAGCATATCCTTGTGTTTCTTTGGCATCCTCTCCCAGGCACCACTGACAGATGATTCCATGAGATACAGGGGGTAACTGAATGTTTAGGAGAGGTTTAAGCACATGCCTACCTTCTCAGCAGTGCGGTTCCACACAGTGACAGTGTGACCCATCTTCAGCAAGTTGGAGACAATGCCACTTCCCATCAGACCAAGGCCCAGAAATCCTATCCTGAGGGTATAGATGAACATTAATGCAAGAAAGAGCAATCAGTGTCAGTTTCTCACGGTGATGGAAATGATGAAGAGCAAATTGGAGCATCACCAGcacaaaaaaatacccaaacaaaCATGTTCCACTGCAGCCACAGCTACAATGGGCAAATACTAAGCTTTAAAATCAGGCTGGAATTTATTTTGCTTACCAAGCATCCCTAACAATTTCCTGAAGAAAGTCTTTAGCGTATTTCAGAAGATCACCTAAATATTAAAGGTTTGGATGGTCTgggttctttttgtttgtttggggtgttttgtttgtgtgtaGTTTTTTGTTTACTAAAATTGCTATTTGCATGCCTTCTATTGGCAGTCATTGCCTTGCTGAAGTTAAAGGGAACACTTAGAAATGAGCAGGCTTCTCTAATTAACTTCTGGCTTTACAACTAAGTCACACATACAATGCTTACTTGTATAATTGAATGATACATTAGTATCTTAGTTTTAATAAGGCCTAGCAAAGACTACTAGGCTAAGCATCATGCCAGACCAAAGACCTAGTCCCTGCTCTACAGCTGCCATTTCAGATACAGGAAGAAAGGAAGTATTAGGCCAGTACATTTCCCCATCAGTCCCAGAAAAcacccttcccctcctcccacAAGGTGGAAAGAGTTTCACTCCCTCcattcaaagaaaagaaaatatgccACCAAGTCCCTACAATCACTTGCAACAGGAATTCCTCTGCAGATATTGCTGCGAGAACCCTTTTATCCGTCATGCAGCTCCCACAAAACCCACAGTTT from Poecile atricapillus isolate bPoeAtr1 chromosome 14, bPoeAtr1.hap1, whole genome shotgun sequence carries:
- the GLYR1 gene encoding cytokine-like nuclear factor N-PAC isoform X3 yields the protein MGPPNGRGRRFPPAAPGSPCAARPVCVGKMAAVSLRLGDLVWGKLGRYPPWPGKIVNPPKDLKKPRGKKCFFVKFFGTEDHAWIKVEQLKPYHTHKEEMIKINKGKRFQQAVDAVEEFLRKTKGKDQDLTIPESSTVKRVMTGTVAGFKWPPSVSEPVKDSDPHFHHFLLSQTEKPAVCYQAITKKLKVCEEETGSTSIQAADSTAVNGSITPTDKKIGFLGLGLMGSGIVSNLLKMGHTVTVWNRTAEKCDLFIQEGARLGRTPAEVVSTCDITFACVSDPKAAKDLVLGPSGVLQGIRPGKCYVDMSTVDADTVTELAQVIVSRGGRFLEAPVSGNQQLSNDGMLVILAAGDRGLYEDCSSCFQAMGKTSFFLGEVGNAAKMMLIVNMVQGSFMATIAEGLTLAQVTGQSQQTLLDILNQGQLASIFLDQKCQNILQGNFKPDFYLKYIQKDLRLAIALGDSVNHPTPMAAAANEVYKRAKALDQSDNDMSAVYRAYIH